Part of the bacterium genome, CCGTGGGTGATCCGGTTCAACCGGGACAATTCCCGCCCGTCGGCGAAGACGATCCCGGCCAGAGCGTCCCGGCGCACGGCACCGGCGGCGACACACGATGCGCCGAAGGCCGCGGCGATCTCCGCCACGACCGCAGGATCGTGCAGCACGCCATGCCCCTCGGCGTCGGCGTCGACGATATGGGCGCCCAGTCCGGCCAGGGTCGACGTCACGAGGCTCTTGCCGGCGCCGACGGGACCGGTGACGACCCATCTGCGCAACCTGCGGGCGCCGTCACCCATGGGCTTCCGCCCAGTCGGCGCCCACGTGCACGTCCACCACCAGCGGCACGTCGAGCGCGTACACGCCGGACATGGCGTCGCGAACGAGCGCGGTCACCCGTTCGACCTCCGCGGCCGGCGACTCCAGCAGCAGCTCGTCGTGAACCTGGAGCAGCAGCATCGACGCCAATCCCGCGTCGGCGAGCCTGTTCTCTACCTCCAGCATCGCCAGCTTGATCAGGTCGGCCGCGCTGCCCTGGATGGGGGTGTTGACGGCGACGCGTTCCTGGAAGCTGCGGAGGCGGTTGTTGTCGGACATGATCTCGGGCAGCGCGCGGCGGCGTCCGAACAGGGTCTCGGTCGCGCCCGTCTGCCGGGCCTGGTCCCGGCGGGCGGCGACGTACCGCTTGACGCCTGGATAGGTGCGGAAATACCCGTCGATGAAGCCGGAAGCCTCGCGCGTGGTGATGCCGAGCTGCCGGGCCAGCGCCCGGGCGCCCATGCCGTAGATGACACCGAAGTTGATGGCCTTGGCGCGGCCGCGCATCTCACCGGTGACCGCATCCTCGTCGACGCCCCCAACAAGTGCGGCGGTGCGCCTGTGCACGTCCCCGCCCGCGCGGAAGGTCTCGATCAGCTTCTCGTCCCCGGACAGGTGCGCCAGCAGCCGCAGCTCGATCTGGGAATAATCAGCCGAGACGAAGACCGCGCCCTCGGTGCGGGGGACGAACGCCCGGCGGATCTGACGCCCCCGCTCGGACCGCACCGGTATGTTCTGCAGGTTGGGATCCGACGAAGACAGCCGGCCCGTCGCGGTCACCGCCTGGTTGAAGGACGTGTGGATGAGACCGCTGTCGGGATTGACCAGTTCCATCAAGCTGTCGACGTAAGTCCCCAAGAGCTTTGCCAGTTGCCTGTGCTCGAGAACCTGCCCCGGCAAGGGGTGTTTCTCGGCCAGGGCGCTGAGGACGGACACGTCGGTGCTCCAGCCGGAAGACGTCTTCTTCACCGGCTTCAGCCCGAGATCCTCGAACAGGACCGCCGCCAGCTGCTGGGGACTCTGGACGTTGAATTCCTTGCCCGCTGTCTCGTGGATCTTCTGCTCGAGAACCGCCAGTTCGGCGCGGAACGTCTCACCGAGACCCGCGAGGAACGGCAGGTCCAGGGCGATACCGCGCTTTTCCATGGCATAGAGCACCTCCGTCAGGGGCGTCTCCATGGTCTCGAACAGGTCGGCCAGGACCGGTTGACCGGACAGTTCCGCCACGAACAGCTCGTGGAGCCTCCGGGTCGCATCGGCATCCTCGGCGGCGTAAACGGCCAGTCGCTCCAACGGCACGGACAGGATGTCCTTGGCGCGGTCCCCGGGCCCGAAGAGATCGGCGTAGGGGATCATGTCCAGCTCGAGGTAGTCCCGCGCCAGTTCGTCGAGGCCGAATCGCTGGCGCCCCGGGTCCAGGACGTAGGCGGCGACCATCGTGTCGAAGACCTTGCCGCCGAGCGGCAGTCCGTGCCGGTCCAGGATCCACCGGTCGAACTTGAGGTTCTGGCCCACCAGCAGGCGGTCCGGATCCGCGAGGACCGGCGCGAGTCCGGGCCGGATCCAGTCCAGGTTGTCCTCGGCGTCGCCCGGAAAGAGATCGCCCTGCGCCGCGACGGCGCGCACGAGGACGGGGATATAAACGCTCTCTCCCCGCCGCGCGCAGAGCGAGATGCCGACCAGCCGCGCGGTGTCCGGACGCAGTCCGTCCGTCTCCGTGTCCACGGCCAGCGGGACATCCGCCGGAACGGATTCCAGGTACGCGGCCAGTGCGGGCGCGTCGCCGAGCAGGCGGTACCCGCGGGCGCGGAGGTTCCAGCGGGCGTCCGGGGCCGCCGCCGTTTCGACGTCGCCACTTTCTCCCGCGCCGTCCCGCTCCGCGAGCCTGTCGGTCAGGGCGAGGATCTGGCGCAGTCCGAGCTCGTCGAGCAGCGCGCGCACCGCGGGGCTCGTCGGCAACCTGGTGCGCAAGTCGGACCATTCGATCTCCAGGGGAACGGCATCGTCTATCCGGAAGAGCTTCCGCGACAGGAAGACCTGCTCCCGGTGCTCGCCCAGGACGCGTTTGAGGCGCGGTGTGAGCTCCGTCGCATCGAGATCCGCGTAGAGACGCGCCAGCGAACCGTATTCCTGGATCAGTTTCGTGGCCGTCTTGGCGCCCACGCCCGGCGCACCGGGTATGTTGTCGCTGCTGTCGCCGGCGAGCGCGAAGACGTCGCTGAGCGCCGCCGGTTCCAGGCCGAATTCGCGCCGCACGTCGTCGGCCGTGAATTCCGTCACATCGCTGTTGCGGCGCCCCGGCTTCAGCATGGCCGTGCGCTCGTCCAGCAGCTGCAAGAAGTCCTTGTCGCCGGTGTAGAACCAGACCTTATCGCTGATCCGGCCCGACGTGCGCGCTAGCGTGGCCATGATATCGTCCGCTTCGTATCCGGCGCGGGAAAGGACCGGCACGCCCCAGGCGGCGAGCAGCTCGTGCAGGCGGGGCAGCTGGTCCGCCAGATCATCGGGCATGGGCTTGCGGTTCGCCTTGTAGTCCGGGTACATCTCGTGGCGGAAGACCTTCCCCTTCTCGTCGAAGACGATCACGAGATACTCGGGCTTCCGGGCGGCGATGAGGCGCAGGAGGCTGTTGAAGAAGCCGAAGGCCACGGACGTGGTCTCGCCGCTCGGCGCGGTGAGCGGCCGCTTTATGAAGGCGTAATGGGCGCGGTAGACGAGCGCGGAGCCGTCCACGATGATCATCGACACGAGAGAATCACCCCCCGTCATCCGCGGCGCAAGGGCACCCGTACAGACCGTGCAGGCGGATATAGTCCAGCACGCGCCCCGGCAACAGGTGCGTCACGGATTCGCCGGCGGCGATGCGGCGCCGGATCGCCGTGGACGTGACCGGCACCAGGAAGTCCTCCAGCAGAGTGACGCGCGGCGTGGAGGACGCGGGGTCCGGGTCGATGCCGGGACGCGGGAAAACCACGATCCGCGCCAGCTCCAGGATGCGATCCGGGTCGTGCCAGGTCCGGAAATCCCGCCAGGCGTCGGCGCCCACGATCAGCAGCCATTCGTCGCCGGGGCGTCCGCGGGACAGTTCCGCGAGCGTCTCCACAGTATAGCTGGGACCGGGGCGACGCAGCTCTAGGTCCAGCACTGATACGTACGCGTGCTCGGCCGCGCCGAGCACCGCCATGACTTCGCGGTGATGCCCGGCGGCCAGTGGCGCCGGTTTCCCCGGTGAAATCCTCGCCGGCGAGATCAAGACCTGTTCGCAGAGGCCGCGATCGCCCAGTTCCCTCACGACGGCGAGATGTCCGTTGTGGAACGGATCGAAGGAGCCGCCGAAGAGAGCCAGTCTCATGGCCCGCTCGCAGACGGCAGTTTCTCCAGCAGGACGGCTGCCCGCGCAGCCTCGCCGGTATTCGGATATTCCGCCGCGATCCTGCCGCAAAGCGCACGCGCTGCGGCCGTGTCCCCCATGTCCCGGGCCAGGCGCGCCCGGCGCAGCATGACGCCGCCGCGCAGGCTGCTCGTCGTCTCCTCCTCGATGAGCCGGTCCAGGGTGATCGCCATCGCCTCCTGCCTGCCCAGTCGCTTGTAGACCGAGAGCTGGCGAAGCCGCTTGCGCACGACGAGATCGCTGATGTCCACCAGGTACTGTCTCACCTCCGGCGCCCGGGACGAGGCGGGATAGGTGCTCAAGAATGATACGAAGCGGATCCGCGCGTCGTAGGCAGGCGTGATGTCGCGTTCGGTCCTGCCCACCTGCAGCAGATACGCGCGGGCTTCCTCGAAGACGGCCTGCTCCACGAGCTCGCTGTCCGGATATTCCTGCCGCAGGATCTGCAGCTCGACGGTCGCCAGCGGGTATTCCTTCTCCGCCATGTAGCTCATGGCCTTCTCGAATTGCGCCTGGACCGCCAGGGAATCGACGGGGCTCTGCCGGAGGAAGGCGGCGTAGGCGTCGATCGCTTCCCGATGCTTCCCGTGCTCCCGATAGGCGGCCGCGCGTTCGTACGTTCCCGCCGGGTAGGGATTGTGGGCGCCGCAACCGGCCAGTCCGGCCGCCAGCAGCAGACACGCCAAGCCACGGGCGCGGGCGAGGCGATGGACACTGGTTCTGACAGTCAAGGCAAACCTCCGACGCCCGGTATCCTTCGACACCATGCTCAGTTGCCCGTGTTGGTGAAATAGATGGCCTCGAGACCCGATAGGGCGCCGAGCACCACCAGCTCTTCCAGGATCGTCCGGATACCGCCTTCGGCCGGCTCGGCCGACGTGAACTTGTAGGTGGGCTCGTCTACGAGCTTCAGGTAGTCAGAGGGCAGGCGGTCGGAGAAACGCCTCTGCAGGCGTTCGTCCATGAGCAGACGCCCGCTGGCCAGATCCACCACGCCGACCAACACGCTGATCTCGATCTCGCGGTCGATCCATTGGTGCCAGAGACCGAACTTGCGTCCGACCTCGGGATAGCCCAGCTCACAGGTCTCGAAGAAATACCTGATCTCGATATCTGCAGCCGCGGGGCGGATCGGACGATCCGTCTTGTCCGCTTCGGCTTCGTCGAGATAGGCCTGATGTCCGGACTCCAGCAGCGTCGCATAGAGCGTTGTCTCGAACAGGGGCAACGCCTCGTGCTTACCCCTGGCGCGCAGAGAGACGCGTCGTCCCTGGCCCGGTACGGCTGCCACCACCTCGCGGGCGATACCCGTCAGCAACGCCTGGGTCACCCAGAGGTTGGTGCGGATGGTATCGGCCGCCGCCGCTTCGAACGCCGGCGCCGCCGCCGGGCCGGACTCCTCGCCTGCTGCCGCCACCGGGGGCAACGACAGGAACAAGCAGCAAAACACGAGCCAGGATCGCATCTCGGCTTCCTTTCTGGTCAGCCGTCCATTCCGACCGGCAGGGCCAGGGAGTCGTAAGGGGTCGTCGCCAGGGTGCGTGCACGCAACCACTGGCCGACGGACAAACCGTGCGCCGGCATCAGAATCACTCCGTCGACGTCGTAGGCCTGGGCGGTGCCGCGCGCCACCGCCACCTCGCCGCCCGTGAACAAACGTCCCGGCGCTGCGGACGGTTCCGCATCATCACGGCTCTGCGCGACAGCCGCGCGTTCCAGCTCCGCGGTCAGGTCCCGCCAGGACGTCAGGTCGCCGATGTCGTCGACCACCACCTCGTCGATCTGGCCGAGGCGCGAGAGCTGGCGCACGAGCGAGATGTCGTGCTGGAGGTCCAGCAGACGCGCCTCGCGGTCCGCGACTTCCTCGGGATCCGGCGTGTCCGCCCTCTCGGCGCCCGGCGTCCCCGCCTCGGGAGAATAACGGTAGGTCCCCACATGGTCAAACCTGATACGCGACAGGAAATCGGCCGTGACCTCTACGTCCTCCTCCTCCTCGCCCGGAAAGCCGAGCAGGATGGTCGTGCGCAGGACCACGCCCGGCCTCTCGGCGCGCAGGCCGGTGAAGAAGCGTTCCAGTTCGTCCACGGCGAAGGGCCTGTTCATGCGCCTCAGGATACGCGGCGACGCATGCTGGATCGGCATGTCCACGTAAGGGACGACCTTGGGCGTCTCCAGGATGCGCCGGAAACGGTCGCCGTCGATCAGGCCGGGATACAGGTAATGCATGCGTATCCGGCGCAGACCCGCGATCCCGCCCAGGACGCGTACCAGATCCAGCAGGTCCTCGCCCTGGCCGCGTCCGTAATCGCTGGTATTCTGCGCGACGAGCATGATCTCGGCGACACCACGGCCGGCCAGCCGGGCCACCTCGCCGGCGATCTCCGCCACCGGCCGCGAGCGCTGATTCCCGCGAATCGTGGGGATCCGGCAGAACGCGCAGCGGAAGTTGCACCCCTCGCTGATCTTGACGAACGCCAGGTGGGGCGGTGTCAGCAGGGGACGGTCGGCGAGGCCGTCGTAGCGTGCGTCCCCGGGCCGACCGATGGGTATGCGGTCCGCGCGGGCCTCAAGGGCCTCGAGGATCCGGTCGAAGTTGCCCACGCCGCTGACCAGATCGACCTCGGGAAAGCGCCCGGCGAGGGCGGCGCCCTGTTCCTGCGAGAGGCAGCCGGTCACCACGAGCGTGCGCCCGCCCTTGCGCGCGCAGAGGGTGGCGATGGCGTCATAACTGTCCAGGCGGGCGGCCTCGATGAAGCCACAGGTGTTGACGACGAGGATGTCGGCGGCGTCGGGGTCCTCCACGAGCGAGATCCCCCGCGCCATGAACCTTCCCAGCAAGGCTTCGGAGTCGACGAGATTCTTGTCGCAGCCCAGGGTCGTGATGAATACGGAACGGTTTCCCGTCACAGCGGATCTTCCCCGTCCGCGGCCTCCAGCGCCTCGAGCACGTCGGGCTGCATCAGGACTTCGCGCGCCTTGCTGCCGATGAAGGGACCGACCACGCCCGCCTGCTCCAGCAGGTCCATCAGCCTTCCGGCGCGTGCATAGCCGACCTGCAGCTTGCGCTGGAGCATGGACGTGGAACCGTGCTGGGAGAACACGACGATCTCCCGCGCGCGCTCGAAGAGTGGATCCGACTCCAGTTCGAACCCGGACAGGTCGTCCCGCTCCTCGGCCAACGCGATGTGCCGGGTGACTTCCGTGTATTCCCGCCAGTGGGCGGCGATCGCCTCGCACTCATCGACCTCGAGGTAGGCGCCGTGCAGGCGGATGGGCCGGGCGCGCCCGGGCTGCAGGTAGAGCATGTCGCCCTTGCCGAGCAGTTTCTCCGCCCCGTTGGCGTCGAGGATGGTGCGGGAGTCGTTCTTCTGGATCACGCGGAAAGCGATCCGGCAGGGTATGTTGGCCTTGATGACGCCGGTGAGCACGTCGACGCTCGGACGCTGCGTGGCCAGCACCAGGTGGATCCCGACCGCCCGCGCCTTCTGGGCCAGGCGCGTGATGGGCAGCTCGATCTCCTGGCCCAGCTGGATGATGAGGTCGGCCAGTTCGTCGACGATGCACACGTAGTAGGGCATCGGCTCGGTGACGGGTTCGCCGTCGTCGCCGGTCACCAGTCCCGTCGCCACCTTGTGGTTGTAGGCTTCGATGTTGCGCACGCTGTGACGGGACAGGCGCCGGTAGCGGTGGTCCATCTGCGCTTCCATCCACTTCAAGGCCCGCAGCGCCTCCTTGGGATCGGTCACCACGGGCGTCAGCAGATGCGGCACGTCGTTGTAGACGTTCAGCTCCAGCATCTTGGGATCGATGAGCAATAGCCTCACCGTCGCGGGATCGCAACGCAGCAGCAGCGAACAGATCATGGCGTTGATGCAAACGCTCTTGCCGCTGCCCGTCGCCCCGGCGACCAGCAGGTGCGGCTGGTCCGCGAGATCGATCGAAACGGGATCGCCGAAGACGTCCCGTCCCAGGACGACGCTCAGCGGTTTGCGCAGCTGGTCGGCGGCGAGCGTGAAGACCTCCTTCATCGACACGATTTCCTGCGTGGGATTCGGGATCTCGATGCCCACGGCGGCCTTGCCGGGTATGGGCGCCTCCATGCGGATCGATCGCGCCTTCATGGCCAGGGCCAGATCGTCGGAGCGCTGCACGATGGCGTTGACCTTGATCCCGGAGGCGGGCTGGTACTCGAAAGTCGTCACCACCGGCCCCGGACGCACGTCCTTGACCGTTCCTTCCACACCGAAAGAGCGGAGGGTCTCCTCCAACAGGTCCGCCGAGGCGTTCAGGACGCTCGCGGTCATCTGCGTTCCACCGGCGGGCGTGTCGTGCAGCAGGTCCAGGTCCGGCAGGGGTATGCGCGCGCCGGGCTCGACGAGCCCTCCGTCCACCTCGGGGAACTCGCCATCCCCGGCCGGGGGCCTCTGCACGGCGGTGCTGACGGAGCCCCCGCCCCTCTTGCCGCGCGTGACCGTCGTCACGGGAACCGAGGGTTCCGTCTGCGTCGGCAGGTCGGACGGCCCCGCCGCGGGTTCCAGCATGTGCACCATACGTGTCGCCCGTGCGGGAGCCGTGGTCCGGCCCGCGCCGACATGCGGTGGCACGTTGTTCGTCTGCGCCTCCAGCCGGCTGTTGCGTCGCCAGTCCGCCATGTCCCCACCGACGCCGCGCCACAGGGACCAGAGAGCCTTGACGGCGCGCGCCGGCAACGCCACCAGCCACCACACACCCCGGCCGACGGCGCCGAAGCCCAGCGACACGGCGACGCCCACCGACGCCAGCCTGTCCAGCAGCGGACCGAGCCAGGGGCGGGCGACGAGGACCAGGGCCGAGAGCAGGAAGAAGGTCAGGAAGATCAGTCCGCCCCAGCGGCCGAACAGCGCGTGGAAACCGCTGGCCAGATACCAGCCGACCGCCCCACCCGAGCGGGCTGCCGCCTCGCCGGGAAGCGGTCCTGCGGGCTGGGCGAGCCAGGCGGCCGAAGCCAGACACAACGTCAGCAGCCTACCGCCGAGGGGCAGGAACCGGGAAGCCCCGCGCACCACGAGCCGCGCGCCCCGCCAGAGAAACCAGGCGGGTACGGCCCAGCACCAGATGCTGCCGAAGACGACCCGGCAGGCGAAGGCGAGGCCCGAGCCGACCGGCCCTCCCGGGTGATCGGGGCGGAACAGGCCGGTCAACGGTCCGCCGGCCAGCACGTCGCCCCAGTGGGGCCCGTCGCCTGTCAAGGCCAGGACAGCGTACAATCCCAGGGACACGTGGAGCAGTCCCCCGAAGCGGGGAGATTGCCACCAGCTGTCATGCGCCCCGCCCTTATGCTTCTTCCGCGATGACACGAGCTTCGATCGCCTCCTTGAGACCGTCCATCTCGCTATCAAGGAACTTGGTGGTGGCCTCGCCGGCGCGGAAAATCTTGTTCTGCAGGACTTCCAGGTGGAAGGGGATGGATGTGGGCACGCCTTCGATCACGCATTCCTCCAGCGCCCTCTGCATGCGCATCAGGGCCTCTTCCCGGTCCCTGCCGTGGGTGATGATCTTGGCCAGCAGCGAATCGTAGTACGGGGGAATGCTGTACTCGGAATAGACGTGGCTGTCGACGCGTACGCCGGGGCCTCCGGGCGCGTGGTAGAAGAAGATGCGTCCGGGGCACGGCATGAAGTCGCGCGTCGGGTTCTCGGCGTTGATGCGGCACTCGATGGCATGGCCCTGCAGGTGCACGTCGTCCTGCCCGAAATCGAGAGGCACTCCGGCAGCCACCGCGATCTGGTACTTCAGCAGGTCGATGCCGGTCACCATCTCCGTGACGGGGTGCTCGACCTGTATGCGGGTATTCATCTCCATGAAGTAGTAGGATCCGTCCTCGTCGAGGAGGAATTCGACGGTCCCGACGGAGTCGTAGCCCACGGTCCGCGCCAGCTTGACCGCGGCTTCGCCCATCTGGCGCCTCAGTGCGGGCGAGACGGCCGGTGAGGGCGCCTCCTCGATAAGTTTCTGGAGGCGGCGCTGCACGGAGCAGTCGCGCTCGCCCAGATGGACCACGTGGCCGTGCTTGTCGCCGAGGATCTGGATCTCCACATGCCTCGGGTTCTGCAGGAATTTTTCGACGTAAACCCCGTCATTGCCGAAGGATGCGCCCGCTTCCGACCTGGCCGTGACGTATCCCGAGCGCAGATCCTCCACGTCCCGCGCCACGCGCAGGCCCTTGCCGCCGCCGCCAGCGGTCGCCTTGATGATCACCGGATAACCGATCTGCGCGGCGAAGGCCTCGGCCTCCTCCACGCTCCCGATCAGGCCCGGACTCCCGGGAACGGTGGGCACGCCGGCCTCGCGCGCCGTCTGCCGGGCGACGGCCTTGTCGCCCATCCGGCTGATGACGTCGCCCGGCGGCCCGATCCAGGCGAAGCTGTTCTCGTCGCAGATCTCGGCGAATGCGGCGTTCTCGGCCAGGAAGCCGTAGCCGGGATGGAGGGCGTCGGCGCCGGTTATCTCCGCCGCGGCGATGATGTTGGGGATGTTCAGGTAACTCTCGCTGCTCTGCTTGCCGCCCACGCACACCGACTCGTCGGCGTACTTGACGTGCAGGGACTCGGCATCGGCGGTGGAATGAACCGCCACACAGGCTATATCCATCTCCCGGCAGGCGCGCATGATGCGCAACGCGATCTCGCCTCGGTTTGCCACGAGTATCTTCTTGAACATCAATTTCTCCCGGATAACGGCCTCAACCCTGCCGCGCAGGGGCGTGAGCCATTGTCTCGCCACTGCAGCAAAATGGCAAGCGCCAACCGCCCTGAACGGTGACGCGCCCCCCTTGCGGGGAGCGCGCAGCGATGGGACGACACAGAGGTCAGGAAGGATCCACCAGGAAGAGGATTGCTTCCGCCTCGACCGGACTGGCGTTCTCGGCCGTGATCTCCTTGATCACGCCGCTGAACTCCGCCTCGATCTCGTTCATGACCTTCATGGCCTCGATGATGCAGAGCGTCTGGCCGGCCGAAATCGCATCGCCGACGTTCACGAAGGCCGGTGACTCGGGCGACGGAGAGCGGTAGAAGGTGCCCACGATGGGTGAACGTATCTCCTTCCACTTGGCCCGCTCGGGGTTCCTGGCGGCTGCGGATTCTGCCGCGGATTCGGGCGTCGGCAGCATCGGCGCCTGCATGGCGGGAACGGACGCCGCCATGCCCAGGACCTGGGGGGTGGCGTGTTTCTGGATCCTGATGGTCGTATCCTCGCTGGAGATTTCCAGCTCGTCGATCAGGCTGTCCTCGACCAGTTTGACCAGTTCGCGAACCTTGTCGAGATCCATGGTGGCGTCCCTTTCCTGTGCTGGGCAGAATACGTCCTAGACGCGCCCCAGGTATTTACCCGTACGGGTATCGATCTTCAGGACTTCGCCTTCCTCGATGAACAGCGGCACCATCACGACCAGGCCCGTCTCCATGGTTGCGGGCTTGGTGCCGCCCTGGGCGGTATCGCCGCGCACGCCGGGGTCGGCCCTGGCGACCTGCAGCCCGACCGTGTGCGGAGGTTCGACGGTCAGCGGCATGCCCTCCCGCAACAGCATGCTGACGGTCTCGCTCTCCTTGACGTACTTTGCGAGGTCGCCGAGCGTATCCTTGGGCAGGGATATCTGCTCGTAGGTCTCGAGGCTCATGAAGGTCATGAAGTCGCCGTCCACGTAGAGGTACTGATAGTCCCGCCTCTCCAGCCTGACTTCCTCGACCTTCTCCCCGGCCCGGAACGTCTCTTCCACGACCTTGCCGGATTTTACCGCCTTGAGCTTGGTCCGGACGAAGGCCGGACCCTTGCCGGGTTTGACGTGCTGGAACTCCACGATGGACCACAGGTTGCCCCGGTAATCGATCACCATGCCATTGCGGAAATCGCTGGTATCTGCCAACTCTGCCTCGCTTGCGGGTTTCTGCCTCGTCTCCAGGAACGACAATTGATAACACGCCTCGGACCGCTTGGCAATCCCGGGCTCAAGCGAGCAGCTCTTTCAGCCCGGAGAGGGCCAGACCGTATCCGCGCGACCCGAATCCGGCCACGCTCCCCGACACGACGTCGACGATGAGATTGCGGCGGCGAAAATCCTCGCGCGCGGCGGGATTCGAGAGATGGACTTCCACCACCGGCACGCTCACGCACAGCAGGGCGTCCCTGACCGCCACCGAGGTGTGCGTATACGCGGCGGCATTCAGCACGATGCCGTCGCAAGCCGCGGCGCTCTCGTGGATCAGCCGGACGAGTTCGCCCTCGCCGTCCGTTTGACGGCAGTGCACGTCCAATCCGAGTTCCCGCCCGTAATCGATGCAGTAGCGCTCGAGTTCGTCGTACGCGAGGTCGCCGTAATGCTCCGTCTCGCGCGACGACAACTCTCCGAGGTTGGGTCCGTTCAGGACGGCGATCCTGTGCATCGGCATGGTCAGCCTTCCCTGTCCTGCCCGGCGACCCAGGCGTCGAAGCGGTCCCGGTTGCCGCCGTCCGCTCCTGCGTCCGGTGCCCCGGTCCCGGTTGCGGACCCGCGCGTCGCCGTCGTCTCGGCGCCGGCCTCCAGTTCGGTGATGCGGGCCACGATATCCTCGCGCC contains:
- the efp gene encoding elongation factor P; this translates as MADTSDFRNGMVIDYRGNLWSIVEFQHVKPGKGPAFVRTKLKAVKSGKVVEETFRAGEKVEEVRLERRDYQYLYVDGDFMTFMSLETYEQISLPKDTLGDLAKYVKESETVSMLLREGMPLTVEPPHTVGLQVARADPGVRGDTAQGGTKPATMETGLVVMVPLFIEEGEVLKIDTRTGKYLGRV
- a CDS encoding 3-dehydroquinate dehydratase, producing the protein MHRIAVLNGPNLGELSSRETEHYGDLAYDELERYCIDYGRELGLDVHCRQTDGEGELVRLIHESAAACDGIVLNAAAYTHTSVAVRDALLCVSVPVVEVHLSNPAAREDFRRRNLIVDVVSGSVAGFGSRGYGLALSGLKELLA